The Amycolatopsis mongoliensis genome includes a window with the following:
- a CDS encoding PTS sugar transporter subunit IIA, translated as MTTADLITADLVDLALDATDKNATVRGLAQRLVSAGRVTDLDLFLKDVAAREEQMATGLEGGIGIPHCRSAAVTAPTLAFGRSAAGVDFGAPDGPATLIFLIAAPEGGGSDHLQVLAALARRLVRVEFKQHLLDATDAAAVAEYIRQEVA; from the coding sequence ATGACCACCGCAGACCTGATCACCGCCGACCTGGTCGACCTCGCCCTCGACGCCACGGACAAGAACGCCACCGTTCGCGGGCTCGCGCAGCGGCTCGTCTCCGCGGGGCGGGTGACCGACCTCGACCTGTTCCTCAAGGACGTCGCCGCCCGCGAGGAGCAGATGGCCACCGGGCTCGAAGGCGGCATCGGCATCCCGCACTGCCGCTCGGCCGCGGTGACCGCGCCGACGCTGGCGTTCGGCCGCAGCGCCGCGGGCGTCGACTTCGGCGCCCCGGACGGCCCGGCGACGCTGATCTTCCTCATCGCCGCGCCCGAAGGCGGCGGCAGCGACCACCTCCAGGTGTTGGCCGCCCTCGCCCGCCGGCTCGTCCGGGTGGAGTTCAAGCAGCACCTCCTCGACGCCACCGACGCGGCGGCCGTCGCCGAGTACATCCGCCAGGAGGTGGCCTGA
- the pfkB gene encoding 1-phosphofructokinase — protein sequence MIVTVTPNPSLDRTARLGELRRGEVLRAEAVRLDPGGKGVNVARALAAAGTPTVALLPAGGLVGERLADLLAPEGVPVVAVPIAGTTRSNITLVEADGTTTKINEPGPEISPAELATLERRAVELAARAEWLVCCGSLPAGVPDDFYARLTKLAHDAGAKVAVDSSGAPLAAACAGGPDLLKPNLDELTELAGRPLPLLGDVVAFCRELISAGVGRVLVSLGARGAVLVEGAETCHALGPLVAVRSTVGAGDAALAGFLHAGGTGPRALRTAVAYGTAAVTQEGSRMPTPHDVHPDQVRVLDADPTLTLSGAAA from the coding sequence GTGATCGTCACCGTGACCCCGAACCCGAGCCTCGACCGGACCGCGCGACTGGGCGAGCTGCGCCGCGGCGAGGTCCTCCGCGCGGAGGCCGTGCGGCTCGACCCCGGCGGCAAGGGCGTCAACGTCGCCCGCGCCCTGGCCGCCGCCGGGACGCCGACCGTCGCGCTGCTGCCCGCGGGCGGCCTGGTCGGCGAACGGCTGGCCGACCTGCTCGCCCCCGAAGGCGTCCCGGTCGTCGCCGTGCCGATCGCCGGGACGACCCGCAGCAACATCACGCTCGTCGAAGCCGACGGGACCACGACGAAGATCAACGAGCCGGGCCCGGAGATCTCCCCCGCCGAGCTCGCCACCCTCGAACGCCGCGCCGTCGAGCTGGCCGCGCGTGCGGAATGGCTGGTGTGCTGCGGAAGCCTGCCCGCCGGCGTGCCCGACGACTTCTACGCGCGGCTGACGAAACTGGCCCACGACGCCGGGGCCAAGGTCGCCGTCGACTCCTCCGGCGCGCCGCTCGCCGCCGCCTGCGCGGGCGGGCCGGACCTGCTCAAGCCGAACCTCGACGAGCTGACCGAGCTCGCCGGCCGCCCGCTGCCGCTGCTCGGCGACGTCGTCGCCTTCTGCCGCGAGCTGATCTCCGCCGGCGTCGGCCGCGTGCTGGTCAGCCTCGGCGCACGCGGCGCCGTGCTCGTCGAGGGCGCGGAAACCTGCCACGCGCTCGGCCCGCTGGTCGCCGTGCGCAGCACCGTCGGCGCCGGAGACGCCGCACTCGCCGGGTTCCTCCACGCGGGAGGAACCGGCCCCCGAGCCCTGCGGACCGCGGTCGCCTACGGCACCGCCGCGGTCACGCAGGAGGGCAGCCGCATGCCCACCCCGCACGACGTGCACCCCGACCAGGTGCGCGTGCTCGACGCCGACCCCACCCTCACCCTCAGCGGAGCCGCCGCATGA
- a CDS encoding DeoR/GlpR family DNA-binding transcription regulator, translating into MYAAERHQLLAQRARRDGRVDVNDVATELGVAPETIRRDLGVLERQGVVRRVYGGAVAVERLDFEPEVAQRDQTNAAEKDAIARAALDLVPERGSVLLDAGTTTSRLATLLPAGRELTVITNSIPVASILATRPGITLHILGGRVRGTTLAAVEAWTLRALDGLLVDVAFLGANGFSAEHGCTTPDMAESAVKAAVVAAARKRVLLADHSKYGTDQLSRFARLTEIDVLVTDSGLDAGAVAELEEAGPEVVLA; encoded by the coding sequence ATGTACGCCGCCGAACGGCATCAGCTCCTGGCACAACGCGCACGTCGCGACGGCCGGGTCGACGTCAACGACGTCGCGACCGAACTCGGTGTCGCCCCCGAGACCATCCGCCGCGACCTCGGCGTCCTCGAACGCCAGGGCGTCGTCCGCCGCGTCTACGGCGGCGCCGTCGCGGTCGAGCGGCTCGACTTCGAACCCGAGGTCGCGCAGCGGGACCAGACCAACGCCGCCGAGAAGGACGCGATCGCCCGGGCCGCCCTCGACCTGGTGCCCGAGCGCGGCTCGGTCCTGCTCGACGCGGGCACGACCACCAGCAGGCTCGCGACGCTCCTGCCCGCCGGCCGCGAGCTGACGGTGATCACCAACTCGATCCCGGTCGCGTCGATCCTCGCCACTCGCCCGGGCATCACGCTGCACATCCTCGGCGGCCGCGTGCGCGGGACGACGCTCGCCGCCGTCGAAGCGTGGACGCTGCGCGCGCTCGACGGCTTGCTCGTGGACGTCGCCTTCCTCGGCGCCAACGGCTTTTCCGCCGAGCACGGCTGCACGACGCCGGACATGGCCGAGTCCGCGGTGAAGGCCGCCGTGGTCGCCGCCGCCCGCAAGCGGGTGCTGCTGGCCGACCACAGCAAGTACGGCACCGACCAGCTCAGCCGGTTCGCGCGGCTGACCGAGATCGACGTCCTGGTCACCGACAGCGGCCTCGACGCTGGCGCAGTGGCCGAGCTCGAAGAGGCGGGCCCGGAGGTGGTGCTGGCGTGA
- a CDS encoding phosphoenolpyruvate--protein phosphotransferase, with translation MQLSGVGVSPGRVAGPRVVVAADLREPASSPAPDDLLAEAGKIGPATEAVASSLSDRARSVSSDARSVLETTAAMAADPALAASAERLVRERSLPAPRAVWEAAGEFMTALRAAGGYLAERAADVADVRDRIVAVLSGQAPPGLPELTSPSVLVARDLAPADTAGLDPDLVLALVTEEGGPTSHTAILARALGIPAVVACAGVLELSGPGLAVDGAAGTVSSSDGRVLAPPRTPRPAWDGVGRLADGHRVKLLANVGSSADARAAAAAGAEGIGLFRTEFCYLSAASEPAEAEQRAAYAAVLEPFAGKPVVVRTLDAGSDKPLAFLPMGEEPNPALGVRGLRVAFDRPDLLDRQLSAIAAAAADTGAELSVMAPMVATAAEAAWFASRARAAGIARVGVMIEIPAAALCAAEILAEVDFVSLGTNDLAQYVFAADRQLGAVASLNDPHQPALLKLVGLVAEAGAATGKPVGVCGEAAADPSLAPVLTGLGVTSLSMNAVALAGVGTALRAVDLATCRALA, from the coding sequence ATGCAGTTGTCCGGAGTCGGAGTCAGCCCCGGCCGGGTCGCCGGTCCACGCGTCGTCGTGGCCGCTGACCTGCGGGAACCCGCTTCTTCCCCAGCTCCGGACGATCTGCTCGCGGAAGCGGGCAAGATCGGGCCGGCGACGGAAGCAGTCGCCTCGTCGCTGTCCGATCGTGCCCGTTCCGTGTCCAGTGATGCCCGATCGGTCCTGGAGACGACGGCGGCGATGGCCGCGGACCCGGCGCTGGCCGCCTCCGCGGAACGGCTCGTGCGGGAGCGCTCGCTGCCTGCGCCGCGCGCGGTGTGGGAGGCGGCGGGCGAGTTCATGACGGCGTTGCGGGCCGCCGGCGGTTACCTGGCCGAACGCGCCGCGGACGTCGCCGACGTCCGCGACCGGATCGTCGCCGTCCTGTCGGGGCAGGCCCCGCCCGGCCTCCCGGAGCTGACGTCGCCGAGCGTGTTGGTGGCTCGCGACCTCGCCCCGGCCGACACCGCCGGGCTCGACCCGGACCTCGTCCTCGCGCTGGTGACGGAAGAGGGCGGACCGACGAGCCACACCGCGATCCTGGCCCGGGCGCTGGGGATTCCCGCCGTCGTCGCGTGCGCCGGCGTCCTGGAGCTTTCCGGTCCGGGCCTCGCGGTCGACGGTGCCGCGGGCACGGTCTCATCGTCCGACGGCCGCGTGCTGGCCCCGCCGCGGACGCCTCGCCCGGCGTGGGACGGCGTAGGCCGGCTCGCCGACGGGCACCGCGTGAAGCTGCTCGCCAACGTCGGTTCGTCTGCCGACGCCCGCGCTGCCGCCGCGGCCGGCGCGGAAGGGATCGGACTGTTCCGCACGGAGTTCTGTTACCTGTCGGCGGCTTCCGAGCCGGCGGAGGCGGAGCAGAGGGCCGCGTACGCCGCGGTGCTGGAGCCGTTCGCCGGGAAGCCGGTCGTCGTCCGGACGTTGGACGCCGGTTCGGACAAGCCGCTCGCGTTCCTGCCGATGGGGGAGGAACCGAACCCCGCGCTCGGCGTCCGCGGCCTGCGGGTCGCGTTCGACCGGCCGGACCTGCTGGACCGCCAGCTGAGCGCGATCGCCGCGGCGGCGGCCGACACGGGCGCCGAGCTGTCGGTGATGGCCCCGATGGTCGCGACGGCGGCGGAGGCGGCCTGGTTCGCTTCGCGTGCGCGCGCGGCGGGAATCGCCCGGGTGGGCGTGATGATCGAGATCCCGGCGGCGGCTCTGTGCGCCGCGGAGATCCTCGCCGAGGTCGACTTCGTCTCCCTGGGCACGAACGACCTGGCCCAGTACGTCTTCGCGGCGGACCGCCAGCTCGGCGCGGTGGCCTCGTTGAACGACCCGCACCAGCCGGCGTTGCTGAAACTGGTGGGCCTGGTCGCGGAAGCCGGCGCGGCGACGGGAAAGCCGGTCGGGGTGTGCGGGGAGGCGGCGGCGGATCCCTCGCTGGCGCCGGTGCTGACCGGCCTGGGAGTGACGTCGTTGTCGATGAACGCGGTGGCGTTGGCGGGCGTGGGCACGGCCCTGCGCGCGGTCGACCTCGCGACGTGCCGGGCGCTAGCTTGA